From the genome of Delphinus delphis chromosome 8, mDelDel1.2, whole genome shotgun sequence, one region includes:
- the LOC132428922 gene encoding LOW QUALITY PROTEIN: olfactory receptor 8B8-like (The sequence of the model RefSeq protein was modified relative to this genomic sequence to represent the inferred CDS: inserted 2 bases in 1 codon) — protein MRTVAENSSVTEFMLKGLTNQQELQIPLFFLFLGLCVVTVVGNLSLITLTGLNSHLHTPTYFFLYNLSFIDFCYSTVITPKMLMSFVSTKNIISYAGCMTQLFFFTFFAVSESFILSAMAYDCYVTICNPLVYMATMSPQVCLPILLGVYMMGFARAMAHTACMGKLTFCANNLVDHFRCDILPHLERSCTSTYVNKPVVFVVVGIDIGVPTATIFISYALILSSILHXEGRSKAFSTCSSHIIAVSLFFGSGAFMYLKPSSLLPMNLGKVSSLFYTIVVPILNPLIYSLRNKDIKIAMKKTLSKKSFS, from the exons ATGAGAACAGTAGCTGAGAACTCTTCTGTGACAGAGTTTATGCTCAAAGGCTTAACCAACCAGCAGGAACTCCAGATCCCCCTCTTCTTCCTGTTTCTAGGTCTCTGCGTGGTCACTGTGGTGGGGAACCTGAGCTTGATAACCCTGACTGGACTCAACTCTCACCTGCACACCCCCACGTACTTTTTCCTCTATAACTTGTCCTTCATAGATTTCTGCTATTCCACTGTTATCACTCCCAAAATGCTGATGAGTTTTGTCTCAACGAAGAACATCATCTCCTATGCAGGGTGTATGACTCAGCTCTTCTTCTTTACCTTCTTTGCTGTCTCTGAGTCCTTCATCCTGTCAGCAATGGCATATGACTGTTATGTCACCATCTGTAACCCGCTGGTGTACATGGCCACCATGTCTCCCCAGGTCTGCTTACCTATTTTGCTGGGTGTCTACATGATGGGGTTTGCTAGGGCCATGGCCCACACAGCATGCATGGGGAAACTGACCTTCTGTGCCAACAATCTTGTTGACCACTTCAGGTGTGACATCCTTCCCCATCTTGAGCGCTCTTGCACCAGCACATATGTAAATAAGCcagtagtttttgttgttgtgggtATTGATATTGGTGTGCCCACAGCTACCATCTTCATTTCTTATGCCCTCATCCTCTCCAGTATCCTCCA CGAGGGCAGGTCCAAAGCCTTCAGCACCTGTAGCTCCCACATAATtgcagtttctcttttctttgggtCAGGGGCGTTCATGTACCTCAAACCATCTTCTCTTTTACCCATGAACCTGGGGAAAGTGTCCTCCTTGTTCTATACCATTGTGGTGCCCATACTCAACCCATTAATCTACAGCCTGAGGAATAAGGACATCAAAATTGCCATGAAGAAAACTTTGAGCAAAAAATCATTCTCCTGA